The Nostoc sp. 'Lobaria pulmonaria (5183) cyanobiont' genome window below encodes:
- a CDS encoding sucrase ferredoxin: MNTFFCSDDSLQVGEDVIGSATNYQTYILVECPLPWTSEAFNSKWVPQNLRILVEEVKRAKLPIRFLLIANDLSHKVNHTTLLIYQKQEGLSNGYHKQEFKLANIEEVAGVVQKWIWGINSNSEVETTTTRDILVCTHGSHDKCCARYGAPFYFHITASNADLCLDNVRIWKSSHFGGHRFAPTVIDLPEGRYYGRLDQDSFRSILTRTGDIQCLHKVYRGWGILPAVLQVLERELILCKGWDWFNYKVAGKILEQSLDNNTILAELSFEQPCGSLYTYQAKLVKDETKTQQLKSSCNATRELVVTKYAVGSFWITSSKVMSYST; this comes from the coding sequence ATGAATACTTTTTTTTGTTCTGATGATTCACTGCAAGTAGGAGAAGATGTTATTGGTAGTGCCACTAATTATCAAACTTATATTTTAGTTGAGTGTCCTTTACCTTGGACATCCGAAGCCTTTAATTCCAAATGGGTGCCTCAGAATTTGAGGATTTTGGTAGAAGAAGTGAAGCGTGCTAAACTGCCGATTAGATTCCTCTTAATTGCTAATGATCTATCACACAAGGTAAATCATACTACGCTTTTGATTTATCAAAAACAAGAGGGGCTAAGTAATGGATACCATAAGCAAGAGTTTAAGCTAGCAAATATTGAGGAAGTAGCAGGAGTTGTCCAAAAATGGATATGGGGTATCAATTCTAATTCTGAAGTGGAAACTACTACAACTAGAGATATTTTAGTTTGTACCCACGGTAGCCATGACAAGTGTTGTGCGAGATATGGCGCTCCTTTTTACTTCCATATTACAGCGAGTAATGCTGATTTGTGCTTAGATAATGTGCGAATTTGGAAATCATCGCATTTTGGTGGACATCGGTTTGCACCAACAGTTATAGACTTGCCAGAAGGAAGATACTACGGTCGTCTCGATCAAGATTCATTTAGATCGATTTTGACTCGTACCGGCGATATTCAATGCTTACATAAAGTCTATCGAGGTTGGGGAATTCTGCCTGCTGTACTTCAAGTTTTGGAAAGAGAGTTAATCCTCTGTAAAGGATGGGATTGGTTTAACTACAAAGTTGCAGGCAAAATTTTGGAGCAAAGTTTAGACAATAATACTATCTTAGCTGAACTTAGTTTTGAACAACCTTGTGGTTCTCTCTACACTTACCAGGCTAAACTTGTGAAAGATGAAACCAAGACTCAACAACTGAAGAGTTCATGCAATGCTACACGAGAGTTGGTAGTTACTAAATATGCTGTCGGTAGTTTTTGGATTACCTCTAGTAAGGTAATGAGTTATAGTACATAG
- a CDS encoding Mut7-C RNAse domain-containing protein, which yields MAIAYFYFHAELNHFLPRHHKQVRISHFFEEKASIKDMIESLGVPHPEVDFINVNGECVNFSYIVSDGDTINVYPISAKNVIIPSVSVLPKPLSIIRFVLDIHLGKLATSLRLLGFDTLYRNDYEDEELAQISSSQGRILLTRDKGLLMRSLVTYGYYVRNTNPQQQIVEVLQRFDLFNLISPFKRCLRCNGLLELVDKQSIIEQVPEKVRSQIDQFQRCQDCDRIYWKGSHYERLQQFIDGVLNSQKGE from the coding sequence ATGGCGATCGCATATTTCTACTTTCATGCAGAATTGAATCATTTTTTACCACGGCATCACAAACAGGTGAGAATCTCTCATTTTTTTGAGGAAAAAGCCTCAATTAAGGACATGATTGAGTCGTTGGGCGTCCCTCATCCAGAGGTGGATTTTATAAATGTTAATGGTGAATGTGTAAATTTTTCTTACATAGTTTCCGATGGAGACACTATCAATGTTTATCCAATTTCAGCGAAGAATGTTATTATACCAAGCGTTTCTGTTCTGCCAAAACCACTCAGTATTATCCGCTTTGTTTTAGATATTCATTTGGGGAAGCTTGCGACATCTTTACGACTTTTAGGTTTTGATACTTTATACCGCAATGACTACGAGGATGAAGAATTAGCCCAAATATCCTCCAGCCAAGGGCGGATTCTCTTGACTCGTGATAAAGGTCTATTGATGCGTAGTTTGGTAACGTATGGGTATTATGTTAGAAACACTAACCCTCAACAACAAATTGTAGAAGTACTGCAACGTTTCGACTTATTTAATTTAATCTCACCATTTAAACGGTGTTTGCGTTGTAATGGATTATTAGAACTTGTAGATAAGCAATCCATTATTGAACAAGTGCCAGAAAAGGTGCGATCGCAGATTGATCAATTCCAGCGCTGTCAAGACTGCGATCGCATTTATTGGAAAGGTTCACATTATGAACGATTACAACAGTTTATTGATGGAGTACTTAACTCACAAAAAGGTGAGTAG
- a CDS encoding ROK family protein, with amino-acid sequence MTLILALDFGGTKQAAATVNIGSRKWLRYERRLSPVGADANTDLEIMRSLIYSLLQDTKPAAIGVSFGGPVDASTGTVRLSHHVAGWENIPLKGLLEEEFGIPVGVDNDANVAALGEHRFGAGQGYDSLLYITVSTGVGGGWILNGHPWRGAGGMAGEIGHIVVDPAGPVCLCGKRGCVERLASGPYMAQNAREILENVDALAASRRVLQKRGGLRDGEILRGLVGDDLRLLTGQLVSEAAAAGDELAKEVLHKAAWALGVGIGNVANLMNPQRFVLGGGVTKAGEDFWRVVRQVARETALPEVDFEIVPAVLGDDAPLWGGVAIASMTIPNL; translated from the coding sequence ATGACATTAATTTTAGCTCTCGATTTTGGCGGAACTAAGCAGGCAGCAGCAACAGTAAATATCGGTTCTAGAAAGTGGTTGCGTTATGAACGTCGTCTCTCGCCAGTAGGTGCAGATGCTAATACTGACTTGGAAATTATGCGATCGCTAATTTACTCTCTGTTGCAAGACACAAAACCTGCTGCGATCGGTGTCAGCTTTGGCGGCCCAGTTGATGCTTCCACAGGGACGGTGCGACTATCTCATCATGTCGCTGGATGGGAAAATATTCCTCTCAAAGGGTTGTTGGAGGAGGAGTTTGGTATTCCTGTTGGTGTAGATAATGATGCCAATGTTGCTGCTTTGGGTGAACACCGTTTTGGTGCGGGACAGGGATACGATAGTCTGCTTTACATAACTGTCAGCACTGGCGTGGGTGGTGGTTGGATACTCAACGGCCATCCTTGGCGGGGTGCTGGTGGGATGGCTGGCGAAATTGGACATATCGTTGTAGATCCTGCTGGGCCAGTGTGTTTGTGTGGTAAGCGGGGATGTGTGGAACGTTTGGCTTCGGGACCTTATATGGCGCAAAATGCTAGGGAAATTTTGGAAAACGTAGACGCGCTAGCGGCTTCCCGAAGGGTACTACAGAAGCGCGGAGGACTCAGAGATGGAGAGATTTTGAGGGGTTTGGTGGGGGATGATTTAAGGTTGCTGACGGGACAGTTGGTAAGTGAGGCGGCGGCGGCTGGGGATGAATTGGCGAAGGAAGTTTTGCACAAGGCTGCTTGGGCGCTGGGTGTGGGTATTGGCAATGTAGCGAATTTGATGAATCCGCAGCGCTTTGTGTTGGGAGGCGGGGTGACGAAAGCGGGGGAGGATTTCTGGCGGGTGGTGCGTCAGGTGGCACGGGAGACGGCTTTGCCAGAAGTTGATTTTGAAATTGTGCCGGCGGTTTTGGGGGATGATGCGCCTTTATGGGGCGGTGTAGCGATCGCTTCTATGACAATCCCAAATTTGTAA